In Phreatobacter stygius, a genomic segment contains:
- a CDS encoding SRPBCC family protein, translating to MSDHGIVTEAGVVVFRRVLPGPIERVWAYLTEADKRGTWLASGEMDLRVGGKAELFFDHQTLTPHKETIPEKYEGLEKGHVNHGRITRVDPPYRLSFLWDSPEPTGSEVSFELAEQGPDVLLVLTHRRLKDQAEMCSVASGWHTHLGILVDKLNGRVPQPFWATHAVVERDYEKRI from the coding sequence ATGAGTGACCATGGCATTGTGACCGAAGCCGGCGTGGTGGTATTCCGCCGCGTCCTGCCCGGCCCGATCGAGCGGGTGTGGGCCTACCTGACCGAAGCCGACAAGCGCGGCACCTGGCTCGCCTCCGGCGAGATGGATTTGCGCGTCGGCGGCAAGGCCGAACTCTTCTTCGACCATCAGACCCTGACGCCGCACAAGGAGACCATCCCGGAGAAATATGAGGGACTGGAGAAAGGCCATGTGAACCACGGCCGGATCACCCGGGTGGACCCGCCGTATCGGCTGAGTTTCTTGTGGGACAGCCCGGAGCCGACCGGTTCGGAGGTCAGTTTCGAGCTGGCCGAACAGGGGCCGGACGTCCTCCTCGTCCTGACCCACCGGCGGCTCAAGGACCAGGCCGAGATGTGCAGCGTGGCGAGCGGCTGGCACACCCATCTGGGCATCCTGGTCGACAAGCTGAACGGACGCGTGCCGCAGCCGTTCTGGGCCACCCACGCGGTGGTCGAGCGGGATTACGAGAAGCGGATCTGA
- a CDS encoding ArsR/SmtB family transcription factor — protein sequence MSAFAALSDPTRRAIVAMLSQGERAVADIVERFDISAPAISQHLKVLRETRLVSMRVDGQRRIYRLDPTGLDEIDAWLGEVRAFWSGKLDALERELRKPQADQGTPKKPRSK from the coding sequence ATGTCAGCTTTTGCCGCCCTGTCCGACCCGACCCGCCGCGCCATCGTTGCCATGCTGTCGCAAGGCGAAAGGGCGGTGGCCGACATCGTCGAGCGTTTCGACATCAGCGCGCCGGCCATTTCGCAACATTTGAAAGTTCTGCGCGAGACCCGCCTCGTCAGCATGCGGGTCGACGGGCAGCGGCGCATCTACCGCCTCGACCCGACCGGCCTCGACGAGATCGACGCCTGGCTTGGCGAAGTCAGGGCGTTCTGGAGCGGCAAGCTCGATGCGTTGGAACGCGAGCTGAGAAAACCCCAGGCCGATCAAGGCACACCGAAGAAGCCCAGGAGCAAGTGA
- a CDS encoding GNAT family N-acetyltransferase, with amino-acid sequence MAKADGVRTDGSARGIIVREATVADMTAVQAIYSHHVLHGLATFEETPPSVEEMLSRRAAVLGAGLPYLTAERDGRIVGYSYATAYRPRPAYRYAIEDTVYVADGLGGQGIGTCLLTDLIARCERGPWRQMLAVIGDSGNAGSIALHRSLGFAPAGTLRSVGFKLGRWVDTVLMQRVLSQGAGVAPEPSTQAR; translated from the coding sequence ATGGCCAAGGCCGACGGAGTGCGAACGGACGGATCGGCGCGTGGCATCATCGTGCGTGAGGCAACCGTCGCGGACATGACCGCGGTGCAGGCGATCTATTCACACCATGTGCTGCATGGCCTGGCGACCTTCGAGGAAACGCCGCCTTCGGTGGAGGAGATGTTGTCGCGCCGCGCCGCCGTGCTCGGTGCCGGCCTGCCCTACCTGACAGCCGAACGGGACGGACGCATCGTCGGCTACAGCTATGCCACCGCCTACCGGCCGCGCCCGGCCTATCGCTACGCCATCGAGGATACCGTCTATGTCGCCGATGGCCTCGGCGGCCAGGGCATCGGCACGTGCCTGCTGACCGATCTGATCGCGCGCTGCGAACGCGGGCCCTGGCGGCAAATGCTGGCGGTGATCGGCGACAGCGGCAATGCGGGATCGATCGCACTCCATCGCAGCCTCGGCTTCGCGCCGGCGGGAACCTTGCGGTCGGTCGGCTTCAAGCTCGGGCGCTGGGTCGATACCGTTCTGATGCAGCGGGTGCTGTCCCAAGGCGCCGGCGTGGCGCCGGAGCCGTCCACACAGGCTCGTTGA
- a CDS encoding LysR family transcriptional regulator, with product MRGLNLDHLRSFADVVELGSFSAAAERAGLSQPAISLQIRQLESRLGSRLIERVGRRATPTAAGSELLLHVAQLDDVVAAILDSMARHASGAVGRVRLGTGATACIYLLPPILRGLRQRLPSIEITVSTGNTVDVVKAVEDNTLDIGLVTMPVSGRMLEIIPVLDDEFVAIQSSDGPALPDAVTAEALSRLPLLLYEPGANTRRIADEWFARANVRLKPVMSLGSVEAIKQLVAAGLGAAILPRMSVPERGGPSGLVSRSLTPRLSRKLVLVIRRDKPLGRALKAMIEALRAAAA from the coding sequence ATGCGCGGCCTCAATCTCGACCACCTGCGCAGTTTCGCGGATGTCGTCGAGCTGGGCAGCTTCTCGGCTGCCGCCGAGCGTGCGGGGCTCTCCCAGCCAGCCATCAGCCTGCAGATCCGCCAGCTCGAAAGCCGGCTCGGCAGCCGCCTGATCGAGCGGGTCGGTCGGCGCGCAACCCCGACGGCGGCCGGCAGCGAGCTTCTCCTGCACGTCGCCCAGCTCGACGATGTCGTGGCTGCCATCCTCGACAGCATGGCGCGCCATGCCTCCGGCGCGGTCGGCCGGGTCAGGCTCGGCACCGGCGCCACGGCTTGCATCTATCTCCTGCCGCCGATCCTGCGCGGCCTGCGCCAGCGCCTGCCCTCGATCGAGATCACGGTGAGCACCGGCAACACCGTCGATGTCGTCAAGGCGGTGGAGGACAACACTCTGGACATTGGCCTGGTCACCATGCCGGTTTCCGGCCGCATGCTGGAGATCATCCCGGTGCTGGACGACGAGTTCGTGGCGATCCAGTCGAGCGACGGCCCGGCCTTGCCCGATGCGGTCACCGCCGAGGCACTGTCGCGCCTGCCGCTGCTGCTTTACGAGCCCGGCGCCAATACCCGGCGGATTGCCGACGAGTGGTTCGCCCGCGCCAATGTCCGGCTCAAGCCGGTCATGTCGCTCGGCAGCGTCGAAGCCATCAAGCAATTGGTCGCGGCAGGACTTGGCGCGGCCATCCTGCCGCGCATGTCCGTGCCTGAACGCGGCGGTCCGTCGGGCCTCGTCTCGCGCTCGCTGACGCCGCGGCTGTCGCGCAAACTCGTTCTGGTCATCCGGCGCGACAAGCCGTTGGGGCGGGCCCTGAAAGCGATGATCGAGGCGTTGCGGGCGGCGGCGGCATAA
- the gor gene encoding glutathione-disulfide reductase has product MAYDVDLFVIGAGSGGVRAARIAAGHGAKVKIAEEYRVGGTCVIRGCVPKKLLVYASQYHEHIEDARGFGWTIDGARFDWATLIANKDKEIARLEAAYRANLDRAGVEILPQRAVITGPNSVRLADGTTVTARYILIATGARPSTDEALRGGEHMISSNEVFQLAELPKRIVIAGGGYIAVEFAGVFAGLGSEVTLVYRGEKILRGFDEDLRDHLMAEYAKKGIKLVMGDVFTGIDKAASGLTVHFKNGHAPVEADQVLAAIGRKPNTARLGLEAAGVAVDEIGAVKVDARSRSSVASIYAVGDVTNRVNLTPVAIREGHAFADTIFGGKPWSADHSTIPTAVFSEPEIGTVGVTEQVARASGHAVDIYRAVFKPMKHTLSGRDTRTLMKLVVDGETDKVLGVHICGPDAGEMIQMAGIAVKMGATKEDFDATMAVHPTAAEELVTMRTPSARHAKAA; this is encoded by the coding sequence ATGGCCTACGACGTCGATCTGTTCGTCATTGGAGCCGGTTCGGGCGGCGTGAGAGCCGCCCGCATCGCGGCGGGCCACGGCGCCAAAGTGAAGATCGCCGAGGAATACCGGGTCGGCGGCACCTGCGTTATCAGGGGCTGCGTGCCGAAAAAACTCCTGGTCTATGCCTCGCAATATCACGAGCATATCGAGGACGCGCGGGGCTTCGGCTGGACGATCGACGGCGCGCGCTTCGACTGGGCAACCCTGATCGCCAACAAGGACAAGGAAATCGCCAGGCTGGAGGCGGCCTACCGGGCCAATCTCGACCGGGCCGGCGTGGAGATACTGCCCCAGCGTGCCGTGATCACCGGCCCGAACAGCGTCCGGCTCGCCGACGGCACGACCGTCACCGCGCGTTATATCCTGATCGCCACCGGCGCCCGCCCGTCGACCGACGAGGCGCTGCGTGGCGGCGAACACATGATCTCGTCGAACGAGGTGTTCCAGCTGGCCGAATTGCCCAAGCGCATCGTCATTGCCGGCGGCGGCTATATCGCGGTCGAATTCGCCGGCGTGTTCGCCGGCCTCGGTTCCGAAGTCACCCTGGTCTATCGCGGCGAGAAGATCCTGCGCGGCTTCGACGAGGACCTGCGCGACCATCTGATGGCCGAATATGCCAAGAAGGGCATCAAACTCGTCATGGGCGACGTCTTCACCGGCATCGACAAGGCAGCCAGCGGCCTGACCGTCCATTTCAAGAACGGCCATGCGCCGGTCGAGGCCGATCAGGTCCTGGCCGCGATCGGCCGCAAGCCGAATACGGCCCGGCTCGGGCTTGAGGCCGCCGGCGTCGCCGTCGACGAGATCGGAGCCGTCAAGGTCGACGCCCGCAGCCGCTCGTCGGTCGCCTCGATCTATGCGGTCGGCGATGTCACCAACCGGGTGAACCTGACGCCGGTGGCGATCCGTGAAGGCCACGCCTTCGCCGACACGATCTTCGGCGGCAAACCCTGGTCGGCGGATCATTCGACCATTCCGACGGCGGTCTTCTCCGAGCCTGAAATCGGCACGGTCGGCGTGACCGAACAGGTCGCGCGCGCCAGCGGCCATGCCGTCGACATCTATCGCGCCGTGTTCAAGCCGATGAAGCACACCTTGAGCGGCCGGGACACCAGGACCCTGATGAAACTGGTCGTCGACGGCGAGACCGACAAGGTGCTGGGTGTGCATATTTGCGGACCCGATGCCGGCGAGATGATCCAGATGGCCGGCATTGCGGTGAAAATGGGCGCCACGAAGGAAGACTTCGACGCGACCATGGCGGTGCATCCGACCGCGGCGGAAGAGCTGGTGACGATGCGGACCCCGAGCGCCAGGCACGCCAAGGCGGCCTGA
- a CDS encoding Bug family tripartite tricarboxylate transporter substrate binding protein has product MSVLTRREAVACSAAALATLCGTRLHAQSLPELKLMVPAAPGGGWDQTARVMQSVLTTQRMVRSAQVNNVPGAGGTIGLAQFINGFKGDPSGLMVSGFVMVGAILMNKSPVTLAEVTPIARLTGEWQALVVAQNSPIKSVQDLVNAVKADVTKVSWGGGSAGGVDHITAAMFASKAGADGSKVNYIAHAGGGEALAAILSGRVTVGVSGGSEFEQHVKGRRLRWIGLTAPKATPDLPGPTLADQGFDLELQNWRGLFAAAGLSAEQRAGITKLTSDMVKSKAWLEQIAQKGWQDTYLDGPAFETFVADEIKRVDGVLRDLGLVRA; this is encoded by the coding sequence ATGAGCGTCTTGACGCGCCGCGAAGCCGTCGCCTGTTCGGCGGCCGCGCTGGCAACCCTTTGTGGCACGCGCTTGCATGCGCAAAGCCTGCCCGAGCTGAAGCTGATGGTGCCGGCGGCGCCCGGCGGCGGCTGGGACCAGACCGCCCGCGTCATGCAAAGCGTGCTGACCACCCAGCGCATGGTCCGCTCGGCCCAGGTCAACAACGTGCCCGGCGCCGGCGGCACCATTGGCCTTGCCCAGTTCATCAACGGCTTCAAGGGCGATCCGTCCGGCCTGATGGTGTCGGGTTTCGTCATGGTCGGTGCGATCCTGATGAACAAGTCGCCGGTGACACTGGCCGAGGTGACGCCGATCGCCCGGCTCACCGGCGAGTGGCAGGCGCTCGTCGTCGCCCAGAACTCGCCGATCAAATCCGTGCAGGATCTGGTCAACGCAGTGAAGGCCGATGTCACCAAGGTCAGCTGGGGTGGCGGTTCGGCTGGCGGCGTCGACCACATCACCGCGGCCATGTTCGCGTCGAAGGCTGGTGCCGACGGCTCGAAGGTCAATTACATCGCCCATGCCGGCGGCGGCGAGGCGCTGGCCGCCATCCTGTCGGGACGGGTCACCGTCGGGGTCAGCGGCGGCAGCGAATTTGAGCAGCATGTGAAGGGTCGGCGGCTACGCTGGATCGGCCTGACCGCGCCGAAAGCCACGCCCGACCTGCCCGGTCCGACACTCGCCGACCAGGGTTTCGACCTGGAACTGCAGAACTGGCGTGGCCTGTTCGCCGCCGCCGGTCTCAGCGCCGAGCAGCGTGCCGGCATCACCAAGCTCACGAGCGACATGGTCAAGTCCAAGGCCTGGCTCGAGCAGATCGCCCAGAAGGGCTGGCAGGACACCTATCTCGACGGCCCGGCTTTCGAGACCTTCGTCGCCGACGAAATCAAGCGGGTCGACGGCGTGCTGCGCGACCTTGGACTGGTGAGGGCGTGA
- a CDS encoding tripartite tricarboxylate transporter TctB family protein: MADESHTAPDRSVIAIGAALLVVSGVVFWQSWGLRASFGNQAIGPQMMPFLVSGLLAVFGVLTILEGLRGVAPARDSEDWSAVLWIAGGLAVMIALVKTAGFVPATALLFAATARAFGSTRALVDLALGAVIALVVYLFFVRVLGLSLPSGFVETLF; encoded by the coding sequence ATGGCGGATGAAAGCCACACGGCGCCCGATCGCTCCGTCATCGCGATCGGCGCCGCCCTGCTGGTGGTCTCAGGCGTGGTGTTCTGGCAGTCCTGGGGCCTCAGGGCGAGCTTCGGCAACCAGGCGATCGGTCCCCAGATGATGCCGTTCCTGGTCAGCGGCCTGCTGGCGGTCTTCGGCGTGCTGACCATCCTGGAGGGGCTGCGTGGCGTAGCGCCAGCGCGTGACAGCGAGGATTGGTCGGCGGTTCTGTGGATTGCCGGCGGGCTTGCGGTGATGATCGCCCTGGTCAAGACGGCGGGCTTCGTACCGGCAACGGCGTTGCTGTTCGCCGCCACCGCGCGCGCTTTCGGTTCCACCCGCGCGCTGGTCGACCTGGCGCTCGGCGCGGTCATCGCCCTGGTGGTCTATCTGTTCTTCGTGCGGGTTCTTGGCCTCTCGCTGCCTTCGGGCTTTGTCGAAACCCTGTTCTGA
- a CDS encoding tripartite tricarboxylate transporter permease encodes METLSALMHGLTIAIQPGNLLFALVGVTLGTAVGVLPGIGPAMTVALLLPITFKMDPGGSLIMFAGIYYGAMYGGSTTSILLNTPGESASIVTALEGNKMARAGRGGPALATAAIGSFVAGTIATALLTVLAPTLAEVAIGFGPEDYFALMVVAFITVSATFGSSRLRGLTSLAIGLTLGLVGIDKLTGQSRLAFGIPDLLDGLEVTTVAVAMFAVGEAMAVAAARARAGDEQVEAIRGSLWMTKEDWRRSWGPWLRGTAFGFPIGALPAGGAEIPTFLSYATEKKISKHPEEFGRGAIEGVAGPEAANNASAAGTLVPLLTLGIPTSATAAIMLAGFQQYNLQPGPLLFVTSADVVWGLIASLFIANFILIVLNLPLVGLWVRLLMIPRPWLYGGILVFATVGVLAAKASLVELALVLLLGLLAFGMRRFDYPIAPVIVGMILGPMAETQLRRALQISNGDAMVLLTSPISATLLVIAVIALFGPMLWARLGWSMKSDED; translated from the coding sequence ATGGAAACCCTCTCCGCCCTGATGCACGGCCTGACGATCGCGATCCAGCCGGGCAATCTGCTGTTCGCCCTGGTCGGGGTTACGCTCGGGACGGCGGTCGGCGTGCTGCCCGGCATCGGGCCGGCGATGACGGTCGCGCTCCTGTTGCCGATCACCTTCAAGATGGACCCCGGCGGCTCGCTGATCATGTTCGCCGGCATCTATTACGGTGCCATGTATGGCGGCTCGACCACCTCGATCCTGCTCAATACGCCAGGCGAAAGCGCCTCCATCGTCACCGCGCTGGAGGGCAACAAGATGGCCCGCGCCGGGCGCGGCGGGCCAGCGCTCGCGACCGCGGCGATCGGCTCCTTCGTGGCCGGCACCATTGCCACCGCGCTGTTGACCGTGCTGGCGCCGACGCTGGCAGAGGTCGCCATCGGCTTCGGGCCGGAGGACTATTTCGCCCTGATGGTGGTCGCCTTCATCACCGTGTCGGCCACTTTTGGCTCGTCGCGCCTGCGTGGCCTGACGTCGCTCGCCATCGGGCTGACGCTCGGCCTGGTCGGCATCGACAAGCTCACCGGCCAGTCGCGCCTGGCCTTCGGCATTCCCGACCTGCTCGACGGCCTGGAAGTGACGACGGTCGCGGTCGCCATGTTCGCGGTCGGCGAGGCCATGGCGGTGGCCGCCGCGCGCGCCAGGGCGGGTGACGAGCAGGTCGAGGCGATCAGAGGCTCGCTCTGGATGACCAAGGAGGACTGGCGGCGCTCCTGGGGGCCGTGGTTGCGCGGCACGGCTTTCGGTTTTCCGATCGGCGCCTTGCCGGCGGGCGGTGCCGAGATCCCGACCTTCCTGTCCTATGCGACGGAAAAGAAGATCAGCAAACATCCGGAAGAGTTCGGCCGCGGCGCCATCGAAGGCGTTGCCGGTCCGGAGGCCGCCAACAATGCTTCGGCGGCCGGCACGCTGGTGCCGCTGCTGACTTTGGGCATTCCGACCTCGGCCACCGCCGCCATCATGCTGGCCGGCTTCCAGCAATATAACCTTCAGCCGGGCCCATTGCTGTTCGTCACTTCGGCTGATGTCGTGTGGGGCCTGATCGCTTCGCTGTTCATCGCGAACTTCATTCTGATCGTGCTGAACCTGCCGCTGGTCGGCCTCTGGGTGCGGCTCCTGATGATCCCCAGGCCCTGGCTCTATGGCGGCATTCTGGTCTTCGCCACCGTCGGCGTGCTGGCGGCCAAGGCGTCGCTGGTCGAACTGGCGCTGGTGCTGCTGCTCGGCCTGCTCGCCTTCGGCATGCGCCGCTTCGACTATCCGATCGCGCCGGTCATCGTCGGCATGATCCTGGGCCCGATGGCGGAGACCCAGCTGCGCCGGGCGCTGCAGATCTCGAACGGCGATGCCATGGTGCTGCTGACCAGCCCGATCTCGGCCACGCTTCTGGTGATTGCCGTGATCGCGCTGTTCGGGCCGATGCTCTGGGCAAGGCTCGGCTGGTCGATGAAATCGGACGAGGACTGA
- a CDS encoding DUF2059 domain-containing protein: MLVRSFVAAALATAALAAPHAAFAQNAPAQRPGSLLAQAPAAQAPAPQPPAEQVALARQVVELSGASTSFENVIPAFIEQAKAMFLPTNPDLGRQFNEVGELLKAEFQPRVNELIQSISVAYAQRFTMDELKRIQAFYQSAEGQKLVRTVPSIMEETFARSQQWSQVVTRDLVQRFREEFQKRGIRL, translated from the coding sequence ATGCTCGTCCGTTCGTTCGTAGCTGCAGCGCTGGCTACTGCCGCTTTGGCCGCGCCGCATGCTGCCTTCGCGCAGAATGCGCCTGCCCAGCGGCCTGGTTCCTTGCTCGCCCAGGCGCCCGCCGCCCAGGCTCCGGCTCCCCAGCCGCCGGCCGAACAAGTCGCGCTCGCGCGCCAGGTGGTCGAGTTGTCGGGTGCCTCGACCTCGTTCGAGAATGTCATTCCGGCCTTCATCGAACAGGCCAAGGCCATGTTCCTGCCGACCAATCCGGATCTCGGCCGGCAGTTCAACGAAGTCGGCGAACTGCTGAAGGCGGAATTCCAGCCGCGCGTCAACGAGCTGATCCAGTCGATCTCGGTGGCCTATGCCCAGCGCTTCACCATGGACGAGTTGAAGCGCATCCAGGCCTTCTATCAGTCGGCCGAGGGCCAGAAACTGGTGCGCACGGTCCCCTCGATCATGGAGGAGACCTTCGCCCGGTCGCAGCAGTGGAGCCAGGTCGTCACCCGCGATCTCGTGCAGCGCTTCCGCGAAGAATTCCAGAAGCGCGGCATCCGGCTCTGA
- the rpiA gene encoding ribose-5-phosphate isomerase RpiA, with translation MSDPEALKRDAAAKALSFVEDGMRLGLGTGSTAKHFVDLLAERVAGGLRVIGVPTSEVTRAQAERLNVPLTTLDETPELDLTIDGADEIDPALNLIKGGGGALLREKIVASASARMIVIADASKQVATLGRYPLPIEVNLFGLEATRRAVAKVLDAAGCPGPLNLRKKADGHVFVTDGGHMILDAACERIADPVALAARLHAVPGVVEHGLFIGLASFAIIASPGGAEVVGRV, from the coding sequence ATGAGCGATCCCGAGGCCCTCAAACGCGATGCCGCCGCCAAGGCGCTGTCCTTCGTCGAGGACGGCATGCGTCTCGGGCTCGGCACCGGCTCGACCGCCAAACATTTCGTCGATCTCCTGGCCGAGCGGGTCGCCGGCGGGCTGAGGGTAATCGGCGTCCCGACATCCGAGGTCACGCGGGCCCAGGCCGAGCGGCTGAACGTGCCGCTGACCACGCTCGACGAGACCCCGGAGCTCGATCTGACCATTGACGGCGCCGATGAAATCGACCCCGCGCTCAACCTGATCAAGGGCGGCGGCGGTGCGCTGCTCAGGGAAAAGATCGTGGCATCCGCCTCGGCGCGGATGATCGTCATCGCCGACGCCTCCAAACAGGTCGCGACGCTCGGCCGCTATCCACTGCCCATCGAGGTGAACCTGTTCGGCCTGGAGGCAACCCGGCGCGCGGTCGCCAAGGTGCTGGATGCGGCCGGTTGCCCAGGGCCGCTGAATCTGCGCAAGAAGGCCGATGGCCATGTTTTCGTCACGGACGGCGGTCACATGATCCTCGACGCAGCCTGCGAACGGATCGCAGATCCGGTCGCGCTTGCCGCCCGCCTCCACGCCGTGCCCGGTGTCGTTGAGCACGGATTGTTCATTGGCCTTGCCAGTTTCGCGATCATTGCTTCCCCTGGGGGCGCGGAGGTCGTAGGACGTGTTTAA
- a CDS encoding NAD+ synthase codes for MSQPPSSLRIAIAQLNPVMGDVSGNLARARAARADAAARQADLLVFSELFLSGYPPEDLVLKPAFQAACRQAVEALARDTADGGPAMVVTTPWADAGKVYNAAIYCDAGLIQAVRYKVDLPNYSVFDEKRVFAPGPLPGPINVRGVRIGFPICEDIWSTEVAETLSETGAEFLVVPNGSPYRETVYDERMNTIVARITETGLPMLYINQIGGQDELVFDGASLAVNADHRLAMQLPAFVETLAFVEATKANGGWSFSGPIHPHAGGDEANYQACVLGLRDYVEKNRFPGVVLGLSGGIDSAICAAMAVDALGPDRVHCVMLPYIFTAEESLKDAFACARALGVRYDVVPIASAVEGLESALAPLFKGTSRDITEENLQSRARGTILMSISNKFGAMVVTTGNKSEMSVGYATIYGDMNGGYNPVKDLYKTEVFRLSALRNRWKPPGALGPDGEVIPVNIITKPPSAELRENQKDQDSLPPYDVLDAILERLVEKEASVAAIVAEGYDKDTVKKIERLLAIAEYKRRQAAPGVKVTARNFGRDRRYPIVNRFRDTGDPVPEPDLEVMSPSAAPRMDTVDF; via the coding sequence ATGTCCCAGCCGCCTTCCTCGCTCCGCATCGCGATCGCCCAGCTCAATCCCGTGATGGGCGATGTATCAGGCAATCTCGCCAGGGCCCGCGCCGCACGTGCCGACGCCGCTGCGCGGCAGGCCGATCTCCTGGTCTTTTCCGAACTGTTCCTGTCCGGCTATCCGCCGGAAGACCTCGTGCTGAAGCCGGCTTTCCAGGCCGCTTGCCGGCAGGCCGTCGAAGCACTGGCCCGCGACACCGCCGATGGCGGGCCGGCCATGGTGGTGACGACGCCTTGGGCCGATGCCGGCAAGGTCTACAATGCCGCCATCTATTGCGATGCCGGCCTGATCCAGGCGGTCCGCTACAAGGTCGACCTGCCGAATTATTCGGTATTCGACGAGAAGCGGGTCTTTGCGCCCGGTCCCCTGCCCGGACCGATCAACGTGCGCGGCGTGCGTATCGGCTTTCCGATCTGCGAGGACATCTGGAGCACCGAGGTCGCCGAGACCCTGTCGGAAACCGGCGCCGAGTTCCTCGTCGTGCCCAATGGCTCGCCTTATCGCGAGACGGTCTATGACGAGCGCATGAACACCATCGTCGCCCGCATCACCGAGACCGGGCTGCCGATGCTCTATATCAACCAGATCGGCGGCCAGGACGAGCTGGTGTTCGACGGCGCCTCGCTGGCGGTCAATGCCGACCACCGGCTGGCCATGCAGTTGCCGGCCTTCGTCGAGACGCTGGCTTTCGTCGAGGCCACCAAGGCCAATGGCGGCTGGAGTTTCTCCGGCCCGATCCATCCCCATGCCGGCGGCGACGAGGCCAATTACCAGGCCTGCGTGCTGGGCCTGCGCGACTATGTCGAGAAAAACCGCTTTCCGGGCGTCGTGCTGGGGCTCTCGGGTGGCATCGATTCGGCGATCTGTGCGGCCATGGCGGTCGATGCGCTTGGGCCCGACCGGGTTCATTGCGTCATGCTGCCCTATATTTTCACGGCGGAAGAATCGCTCAAGGACGCCTTCGCCTGCGCCCGCGCGCTCGGCGTGCGTTATGACGTGGTGCCGATAGCAAGCGCGGTGGAGGGACTGGAATCAGCCCTCGCACCGCTGTTCAAGGGCACCAGCCGCGACATCACGGAAGAAAACCTGCAAAGCCGGGCGCGCGGCACCATCCTGATGTCGATCTCCAACAAGTTCGGCGCCATGGTGGTCACCACCGGCAACAAGAGCGAGATGTCGGTCGGCTATGCCACCATCTATGGCGACATGAACGGCGGCTACAATCCGGTCAAGGATCTTTACAAGACCGAGGTCTTCCGCCTGTCGGCGCTGCGCAATCGCTGGAAACCACCGGGTGCGCTCGGCCCCGATGGCGAGGTGATCCCGGTCAATATCATCACCAAGCCGCCCTCGGCGGAATTGCGCGAGAATCAGAAGGACCAGGATTCGCTGCCGCCCTATGACGTGCTCGACGCCATCCTGGAGCGGCTGGTCGAAAAGGAGGCATCGGTCGCTGCCATCGTCGCCGAAGGCTACGACAAGGACACGGTCAAGAAAATCGAGCGCCTGCTGGCGATCGCCGAATACAAGCGGCGCCAGGCGGCCCCGGGGGTGAAGGTGACCGCGCGCAATTTCGGCCGCGATCGCCGCTATCCGATCGTCAACCGCTTCCGCGACACCGGCGATCCGGTGCCCGAGCCGGATCTCGAGGTGATGAGCCCGAGCGCCGCGCCGCGCATGGATACCGTTGATTTCTAA